One stretch of Paenibacillus sp. FSL R5-0341 DNA includes these proteins:
- a CDS encoding OFA family MFS transporter, with translation MNRWLIVLGTIIVQMGLGTIYTWSLFNQPLSDRFGWDVSSVAITFSITSFALAFATLFAGRLQERWGLQRLIRVAGVVLGLGLILSSQVTSLTLLYILAGFVVGFADGTAYITSLSNLIKWFPERKGLISGISVGAFGTGSLLFKYVNSALIGAVGPAQAFMYWGIIVLVLVVAGSFLIREAVVREQAPASKEGTKQVVARHDYTVKEMLRTKEAYMLFIIFFTACMSGLYLIGIVKDIGVQLAGLDVATAANAVAMVAIFNTAGRIILGALSDKVGRMKVIAGALLVTAVAVMTLSLVPLTFGIFFACVAAVAFCFGGNITVFPAIVADYFGLKNQSKNYGVIYQGFGFGALAGSFISALLGGFHLTFIVIAVLCAVSLLLALIITPPGQGRRARQREKQMNLNPSSRAS, from the coding sequence ATGAACCGCTGGCTTATTGTTTTGGGGACCATCATTGTACAAATGGGTCTTGGAACCATCTATACTTGGAGTTTATTTAATCAACCGTTGTCTGATCGTTTCGGATGGGATGTCAGCTCGGTCGCGATAACTTTTTCTATTACCAGTTTTGCTTTAGCATTTGCCACATTGTTTGCAGGAAGATTGCAGGAGCGTTGGGGTCTTCAGCGCCTGATCCGTGTAGCCGGGGTTGTGCTCGGGCTGGGTCTTATTTTGAGTTCCCAAGTCACTTCGTTAACACTGTTGTATATCTTGGCTGGATTTGTTGTTGGTTTTGCAGATGGTACGGCGTATATTACGTCGCTATCTAATCTGATCAAGTGGTTCCCGGAGCGTAAAGGTCTGATCTCGGGGATCTCAGTCGGCGCCTTCGGTACCGGTAGTTTATTGTTCAAATATGTGAACTCGGCATTGATTGGTGCCGTTGGTCCTGCTCAGGCATTTATGTACTGGGGCATTATCGTTCTGGTTCTGGTCGTTGCGGGATCATTCCTGATCCGTGAAGCTGTTGTTCGTGAACAGGCTCCGGCAAGCAAGGAAGGAACCAAACAAGTTGTTGCACGTCATGACTATACGGTAAAAGAGATGCTGCGTACGAAAGAAGCGTATATGTTGTTCATTATTTTCTTCACAGCGTGTATGAGTGGCTTGTATCTGATCGGTATTGTCAAAGATATCGGTGTACAGCTTGCAGGACTAGATGTGGCTACAGCTGCCAACGCAGTGGCCATGGTTGCGATCTTTAACACGGCAGGACGTATTATTCTCGGTGCGCTGTCGGATAAAGTAGGACGAATGAAGGTTATCGCTGGTGCGTTGCTGGTTACAGCCGTAGCTGTCATGACACTCAGTCTGGTTCCACTGACCTTCGGGATCTTCTTCGCCTGTGTGGCGGCCGTTGCATTCTGCTTCGGTGGGAACATTACGGTATTCCCGGCGATTGTGGCTGATTACTTCGGACTGAAAAATCAGAGCAAAAACTATGGTGTGATCTATCAGGGATTTGGATTTGGTGCTTTGGCCGGATCATTCATCAGCGCTCTGCTGGGCGGATTCCATTTAACCTTTATCGTAATTGCTGTACTCTGCGCTGTCTCGCTGTTGCTCGCACTGATCATCACTCCTCCAGGTCAAGGTCGTCGTGCACGTCAACGTGAAAAACAGATGAACCTTAACCCTTCATCACGGGCAAGCTAA
- a CDS encoding LytTR family DNA-binding domain-containing protein has protein sequence MRALIVEDEILASEELNYLIQEHSQIEVVDRLEDGLDVLKFLQEQEVDVIFLDINIPSLDGMMLAHHIGKFATKPYIVFTTAYKEHAAEAFELEAFDYILKPYDEKRIAAMLHKLELAFKRDHTPVEQRVDDGPAPLVDGPSVQGELLRERDTNSHTDRRINLLRNDNIIVTDTADIYYAEAQEKVTKVYTKNGEFTMPVSISDFHSRLPQDTFFRCHRSYVVNLSQIREIVPWFNNTYLLRLRDLEAEVPVSRGKVKEFRQLMRI, from the coding sequence ATGAGAGCTCTTATTGTGGAAGACGAGATTCTGGCAAGCGAAGAATTGAATTACCTGATCCAGGAACATAGTCAGATTGAGGTGGTGGATCGCCTTGAAGACGGGCTGGATGTGCTGAAATTTTTGCAGGAACAAGAAGTTGATGTCATTTTTCTCGATATCAATATTCCTTCGCTGGACGGCATGATGCTGGCCCATCATATCGGGAAGTTTGCAACGAAACCCTATATTGTTTTTACTACGGCGTACAAGGAACATGCAGCAGAAGCCTTTGAGTTGGAGGCGTTTGATTATATTCTCAAGCCTTATGACGAGAAGAGAATCGCTGCGATGCTCCATAAGCTGGAACTGGCATTCAAGCGCGATCATACGCCAGTGGAGCAACGTGTTGATGATGGGCCAGCCCCTCTGGTGGACGGACCTTCTGTGCAGGGGGAACTGTTACGAGAACGAGATACGAATTCACATACGGACAGAAGAATTAATTTGCTGCGGAATGACAATATTATTGTTACGGATACGGCAGATATCTACTATGCGGAAGCGCAGGAGAAAGTGACGAAGGTATATACCAAAAATGGGGAGTTCACCATGCCAGTGAGCATATCGGATTTTCACAGCCGTCTGCCTCAGGACACGTTCTTTCGCTGCCACCGTTCGTATGTCGTAAATCTGTCTCAAATCCGTGAAATTGTACCTTGGTTCAACAATACGTATCTGCTCCGTCTGCGCGATTTGGAAGCTGAAGTACCTGTGAGTCGTGGTAAGGTCAAAGAATTCAGGCAACTCATGCGCATCTAG
- a CDS encoding sensor histidine kinase has product MLLGLFERAALLIIFLFFLSRVPRFRQILQKGKLRWQEYIAVTLLFCAFAIFGTYTGINVEGSLVNVRIIAVLSGGILFGAPVGIITGIVSGVHRYLIDMDGVTAIPCLITSILAGLVSGYIHKYTPKPKRWIIGIGAGMICEALTMLLILLFSYPDPLGADIVSQIALPMILGEVNIGLIVLLVQSVEGEKEMIAARQAKLALEIANKTLPYFRSIDEDSLRKICRIIQEDIQADAVAITDTRNVLAYVGFGEERYHIGNEIISEMTKKTISSGEITISNDVIDEKTPDIHSLLIIPLKERGDITGALKIYYRKAYKITYPLQTMAVGLSQIISTQMEVSRVEEIKAAANKAELRALQTTIHPHFLFNALNAIASSIRTKPDRARELIVNLSGYMRYNLELSDELIDIHKELEQVRNYVEIEKARFGSRLNVIYDIDEVAVHIPSLVIQPLVENAIIHGILKVKGPGTVRIRVQDYPEFVRISVSDTGAGISADIIERVYHDRMPGNQIGLYNVHRRVKLIYGQGVTITRLEQGTDILFDVPKGDVVTR; this is encoded by the coding sequence ATGCTGCTGGGTTTATTTGAACGGGCGGCGCTGTTGATTATATTTTTATTCTTTCTGTCGAGGGTGCCGAGGTTTAGGCAGATTCTGCAAAAGGGGAAATTAAGGTGGCAGGAGTATATTGCGGTTACCTTGTTATTCTGTGCTTTTGCCATCTTCGGGACGTATACGGGCATTAATGTCGAAGGTTCACTGGTGAATGTGCGGATCATCGCCGTGTTATCGGGTGGTATTTTGTTCGGAGCGCCTGTGGGTATTATTACGGGGATTGTTTCCGGTGTGCATCGGTATTTAATCGATATGGATGGAGTCACAGCTATACCGTGTCTAATCACGAGTATCCTTGCAGGTCTGGTCTCTGGATATATACATAAGTATACGCCCAAGCCGAAGCGATGGATCATCGGTATTGGTGCCGGAATGATCTGTGAAGCGCTCACGATGTTACTAATCCTGCTATTTTCCTATCCCGATCCACTGGGTGCTGATATTGTTTCACAGATTGCGCTGCCTATGATTCTGGGTGAAGTCAACATTGGGCTGATTGTGCTCTTGGTGCAGAGTGTCGAAGGGGAAAAGGAAATGATTGCGGCTCGTCAGGCGAAGCTGGCACTGGAGATTGCAAACAAAACCTTGCCGTATTTTCGTTCGATTGATGAGGATTCTCTGCGCAAAATCTGCCGGATTATCCAGGAGGATATTCAGGCCGATGCGGTTGCAATTACGGATACCCGGAATGTGCTGGCTTATGTAGGGTTTGGTGAGGAACGATATCATATTGGTAATGAAATTATAAGTGAGATGACGAAGAAGACGATATCCAGCGGGGAGATTACGATCAGTAATGATGTCATTGATGAAAAAACACCGGATATCCACTCACTCTTAATCATTCCACTCAAAGAACGAGGAGACATTACAGGTGCGCTGAAAATCTATTATCGCAAAGCGTACAAAATTACGTATCCATTACAAACGATGGCGGTAGGTCTGTCGCAGATCATCTCGACCCAGATGGAGGTATCGAGGGTAGAGGAGATCAAGGCCGCTGCCAACAAAGCAGAGCTCCGCGCATTACAGACAACCATTCATCCTCATTTTCTATTTAATGCGCTGAATGCGATTGCTTCGTCCATCCGAACCAAACCGGATCGTGCACGGGAGCTGATTGTGAATTTATCCGGGTACATGCGCTACAATCTGGAGCTGTCGGATGAGTTGATCGATATTCATAAGGAGCTGGAGCAGGTCCGCAATTATGTAGAGATTGAGAAAGCTCGCTTCGGCAGTCGACTTAACGTGATCTATGACATTGATGAGGTGGCCGTACATATTCCGAGTCTTGTCATCCAGCCACTCGTCGAAAATGCCATTATTCATGGCATTCTCAAGGTGAAAGGACCCGGGACTGTTCGAATTCGGGTACAGGATTATCCGGAGTTTGTACGAATCAGTGTCAGTGATACAGGAGCAGGCATCAGTGCAGATATTATTGAGCGCGTCTACCACGACCGTATGCCTGGTAACCAGATTGGGCTATACAACGTGCATCGCCGGGTCAAACTTATCTACGGACAAGGTGTAACCATTACAAGGTTGGAACAAGGAACCGATATTTTATTTGATGTGCCCAAAGGAGATGTCGTAACAAGGTGA